From the genome of Geoglobus ahangari, one region includes:
- a CDS encoding type II toxin-antitoxin system VapC family toxin: MEAHRSGKDSVRKAIIDTNVLMYIFTKKVDVFTQLRELGFKKFVFPRHVVEELERLQVSLDGTERRAARFALTLIRSRDDCEVHEVDAVGSDNAILKLAKSLDAAVITNDKALRRRAKLEGIVVGYLRELKYVELDEDY; this comes from the coding sequence ATGGAGGCTCATAGGAGCGGGAAGGATAGTGTAAGGAAGGCGATAATCGACACCAACGTTCTGATGTACATCTTCACCAAGAAGGTGGACGTTTTCACCCAGCTCAGGGAGCTGGGCTTTAAGAAATTTGTTTTTCCCAGACACGTCGTTGAGGAGCTCGAGAGGCTTCAGGTGAGCCTTGACGGGACTGAGAGAAGGGCTGCGAGGTTTGCGCTGACGCTCATCAGGAGCAGGGACGACTGCGAGGTGCACGAGGTGGATGCGGTTGGCAGTGACAACGCGATTTTAAAGCTCGCAAAGTCCCTCGACGCTGCCGTTATAACCAACGACAAGGCGCTGAGGAGGAGAGCAAAGCTTGAGGGCATCGTCGTGGGCTACCTGAGGGAGCTGAAGTACGTGGAGCTCGACGAGGACTACTGA